The proteins below are encoded in one region of Streptomyces roseirectus:
- a CDS encoding sensor histidine kinase: MPRPVPWIPVVMYGAVLLGGVYYAVIGPGPGVRTAGYAALLGALIALDRRERRIAPGALFAVRVLLLCAVAAVDESGLSRVLFVLVPFLAFFTYGPTAAIGLGVGCVAALAGAFTLWVPHWQTRAEYISDLLMFALGVVLALTMAEVAVRERRAHARLEGTLAQVAELSAARERNRLAREIHDSLGHHLTAIGIQLEKAEAFADLDPPGSAQALSHARWSADRALDEVRASVRALGPEAESEPVGLSRALADLVHHLDGGSRRVSLEMAGDERRPLLVLYRAAQEGLTNACRHSGATEIGVKVVYGERGARLQVADNGTGFDPAGERFGLTGLRERVRLAGGTMAVDSSAGGTVLTVEVPW; encoded by the coding sequence ATGCCGCGCCCCGTGCCCTGGATACCCGTCGTCATGTACGGCGCCGTGCTGCTCGGGGGCGTCTACTACGCCGTGATCGGCCCGGGACCGGGGGTGAGGACCGCCGGGTACGCGGCCCTGCTCGGCGCCTTGATCGCCCTGGACCGGCGGGAACGGCGGATCGCGCCGGGCGCGTTGTTCGCCGTCCGGGTGCTGCTGCTGTGCGCGGTCGCGGCCGTCGACGAGTCCGGACTGTCGCGCGTGCTGTTCGTCCTCGTGCCGTTCCTGGCGTTCTTCACGTACGGGCCCACGGCCGCGATCGGCCTCGGTGTCGGCTGTGTGGCGGCGCTGGCGGGCGCGTTCACCCTGTGGGTCCCGCACTGGCAGACGCGGGCCGAGTACATCTCCGACCTGCTGATGTTCGCCCTGGGGGTCGTGCTGGCCCTCACGATGGCCGAGGTCGCCGTCCGCGAGCGGCGGGCCCACGCCCGCCTCGAGGGCACCCTCGCCCAGGTCGCCGAGCTGTCCGCGGCGCGCGAACGCAACCGGCTGGCCCGCGAGATCCACGACAGCCTCGGCCACCATCTCACCGCGATCGGCATCCAGTTGGAGAAGGCCGAGGCGTTCGCCGACCTCGATCCGCCGGGCTCGGCGCAGGCGCTGTCGCACGCCCGCTGGTCGGCGGACCGCGCCCTGGACGAGGTGCGGGCATCCGTGCGCGCCCTGGGACCCGAGGCCGAGTCCGAGCCGGTCGGTCTCTCCCGGGCGCTCGCCGACCTCGTCCACCACCTGGACGGCGGGAGCCGCCGCGTCAGCCTGGAGATGGCGGGGGACGAACGCAGGCCGCTGCTGGTGCTGTACCGGGCGGCGCAGGAAGGGCTGACCAACGCCTGCCGGCACTCCGGCGCCACCGAGATCGGCGTGAAGGTCGTCTACGGGGAGCGCGGGGCCCGCCTCCAGGTGGCCGACAACGGCACCGGGTTCGACCCGGCCGGCGAGCGGTTCGGGCTGACGGGACTGCGCGAACGGGTCCGTCTCGCCGGGGGGACCATGGCCGTCGACAGCTCGGCCGGCGGCACGGTCCTCACCGTCGAGGTCCCGTGGTGA
- a CDS encoding response regulator, which yields MVSGDRDVRVFVVDDQDLVREGITALLGIQPGIAVAGSARDGAEAAETAPACRPDVILMDVRMPGIDGVTATGLLLRALPGCKVVMLTTFDDDEYVTRALKAGAVGYLLKNLPAAELARAVRLAHAGVAQFDQTVVARLAAGLPAPELLTPRETDVLRLISAGATNREIASRLHLSEGTVKNHISRILSRLGLRDRTQAALYARDNGLL from the coding sequence GTGGTGAGCGGGGACCGGGACGTCCGGGTCTTCGTCGTCGACGACCAGGACCTGGTGCGGGAGGGCATCACCGCGCTCCTCGGCATCCAGCCCGGCATCGCGGTGGCGGGCAGCGCGCGCGACGGGGCCGAGGCCGCCGAAACGGCCCCCGCCTGCCGGCCCGACGTGATCCTGATGGACGTCCGGATGCCCGGGATCGACGGCGTGACCGCGACCGGGCTGCTCCTGCGCGCGCTGCCCGGGTGCAAGGTGGTGATGCTGACGACGTTCGACGACGACGAGTACGTCACCCGGGCGCTGAAGGCCGGCGCGGTGGGGTACCTGCTGAAGAACCTGCCCGCGGCGGAGCTGGCGCGGGCCGTGCGGCTCGCGCACGCGGGGGTGGCGCAGTTCGACCAGACGGTCGTCGCGAGGCTGGCGGCCGGGCTGCCGGCGCCCGAACTGCTCACGCCCCGGGAGACGGACGTCCTGCGCCTCATCTCGGCGGGGGCCACGAACAGGGAGATCGCGTCGCGTCTGCACCTCAGCGAGGGCACCGTCAAGAACCACATCTCCCGCATCCTGAGCCGGCTGGGCCTGCGCGACCGGACGCAGGCCGCCCTCTACGCCAGGGACAACGGCCTCCTCTGA
- a CDS encoding FG-GAP-like repeat-containing protein → MHLSRRSRTAASAAALVVLSSASAHALAGPDAPPELNHVAKITVGEESACTGTLVDPRWVLTAASCFAADARPPAGRPAVATTVTVGRTDLSQTGTTTLPAIQLVPHADRDLVLVKLAAKVTDPGVKPVKLATTPAAPGEELTKAGFGRTRTEWVPDKLHAGTFTVASTTATDVNLAGSATVCKGDAGGPALRTTGGGTELVSVTSRSWQGGCLGTDPAETRTGAVDTRVDDIGAWVQHAVSRDPDDLTGDGKADIAATRDDGILWIYPGTGNASGATFGTRFQAGTSWGSQDAVTVGDLDNDGIGDLLSRQASDGTLWVYPGTGNASGAAFKPRYQIGRSWQTQDVTRAADFNADGLTDVLTRQASDGTLWVYPGTGKPGMDALGTRYQVGTGWKSQDLIVAGDLNNDGRPDVLSRQASDGTLWVYPNTGSGRGTFGTRYQVGRSWQTQNAVRTGDFNGDGLTDVLSRQASDGTLWVYPGTGKGGMETLGTRYQAGSGWSSYRIF, encoded by the coding sequence ATGCACCTCTCCAGACGCTCCCGCACCGCCGCCTCGGCCGCCGCGCTCGTCGTCCTGAGTTCCGCCTCCGCCCACGCGCTCGCCGGCCCCGACGCCCCGCCGGAGCTGAACCACGTCGCGAAGATCACCGTCGGTGAGGAGAGCGCCTGCACGGGCACCCTCGTCGACCCGCGCTGGGTCCTGACGGCGGCCTCCTGCTTCGCGGCGGACGCGCGGCCCCCGGCGGGCAGACCCGCCGTCGCCACCACGGTCACCGTCGGCCGCACCGACCTGAGCCAGACCGGCACCACCACCTTGCCGGCGATCCAGCTCGTCCCGCACGCCGACCGGGACCTGGTGCTCGTCAAGCTCGCGGCCAAGGTCACCGATCCGGGCGTCAAGCCCGTCAAGCTCGCGACCACGCCCGCCGCGCCGGGGGAGGAGCTGACGAAGGCCGGGTTCGGCCGGACCCGGACGGAGTGGGTGCCCGACAAGCTCCACGCGGGGACGTTCACCGTCGCCTCCACCACGGCCACGGACGTCAACCTCGCCGGCTCCGCCACCGTCTGCAAGGGCGACGCCGGCGGCCCCGCCCTGCGCACCACGGGCGGCGGCACGGAACTCGTCTCCGTCACCTCCCGCTCCTGGCAGGGCGGCTGCCTCGGGACCGACCCCGCCGAGACCCGCACCGGCGCCGTCGACACCCGCGTCGACGACATCGGCGCCTGGGTCCAGCACGCCGTCTCCCGCGACCCGGACGACCTCACCGGCGACGGCAAGGCCGACATCGCGGCCACCCGGGACGACGGCATCCTGTGGATCTACCCCGGCACCGGCAACGCGAGCGGCGCCACCTTCGGCACCCGCTTCCAGGCCGGCACCAGCTGGGGGAGCCAGGACGCCGTCACCGTCGGCGACCTCGACAACGACGGCATCGGCGACCTCCTGTCCCGGCAGGCGTCGGACGGCACGCTGTGGGTGTACCCCGGCACCGGGAACGCGAGCGGCGCCGCCTTCAAGCCCCGCTACCAGATCGGGCGCAGCTGGCAGACCCAGGACGTCACCCGCGCCGCCGACTTCAACGCCGACGGCCTCACCGACGTCCTGACCCGGCAGGCGTCCGACGGCACGCTGTGGGTGTACCCGGGGACCGGGAAGCCCGGCATGGACGCGCTCGGCACCCGGTACCAGGTCGGCACCGGGTGGAAGAGCCAGGACCTCATCGTCGCCGGGGACCTCAACAACGACGGGCGGCCGGACGTGCTGTCCCGGCAGGCGTCGGACGGCACGCTGTGGGTCTACCCCAACACCGGCTCCGGGCGGGGCACGTTCGGCACGCGGTACCAGGTCGGGCGGAGCTGGCAGACGCAGAACGCCGTCCGCACCGGGGACTTCAACGGGGACGGGCTCACCGACGTGCTGTCGCGGCAGGCGTCCGACGGCACGCTGTGGGTGTACCCGGGGACCGGGAAGGGCGGGATGGAGACGCTGGGTACGCGGTACCAGGCGGGTAGTGGGTGGTCGTCCTACCGGATCTTCTGA
- a CDS encoding PmoA family protein: MAIRVTHVHGEHIAVEAANGTEILRYVYRPDPDAYEARKPYAHPLRTLGGRLVSGYRPSDHRWHKGLQMTASHLSGQNFWGGHSYVHGEGYLDLPDLIGSMRHDGFTEFTADEQQLAFTEELTWVENGGGEWARETRGVRVHSVDEAAGAWALDWSIRLTNLRDVPLAFGSPTTAGRELAGYTGLHWRGPRDFTGGVAFAPEGEGAEKLMGTRSAWLAYTGEHDDVDGHSTLVFEHGPDGDAAHHWFVRAEPIPTVSFSWAFFEEFELPPGESFAYRYRVVFADGAWDRERVAGHLAGLTWT; the protein is encoded by the coding sequence ATGGCGATCCGCGTCACTCACGTCCACGGGGAACACATCGCGGTCGAGGCCGCGAACGGCACCGAGATCCTGAGATACGTGTACCGGCCGGACCCCGACGCGTACGAGGCGCGCAAACCGTACGCGCATCCTTTGCGGACGCTGGGCGGGCGGCTGGTGAGCGGGTACCGGCCCAGTGACCACCGCTGGCACAAGGGGCTCCAGATGACGGCCAGTCATCTCTCGGGGCAGAACTTCTGGGGCGGACACAGCTACGTGCACGGCGAGGGGTACCTCGACCTGCCGGACCTCATCGGGTCGATGCGGCACGACGGGTTCACGGAGTTCACCGCCGACGAGCAACAGCTCGCGTTCACCGAGGAGTTGACCTGGGTCGAGAACGGGGGCGGCGAATGGGCCAGGGAAACCAGGGGAGTTCGCGTCCACTCCGTCGACGAGGCCGCCGGCGCCTGGGCGTTGGACTGGTCGATCCGGCTCACCAACCTCCGCGACGTCCCCCTCGCCTTCGGCTCGCCCACCACCGCCGGGCGTGAACTCGCCGGGTACACCGGGCTGCACTGGCGCGGACCCCGCGACTTCACGGGCGGCGTCGCGTTCGCCCCGGAGGGCGAGGGCGCCGAGAAACTGATGGGCACGCGGAGCGCGTGGCTCGCGTACACCGGTGAACACGACGACGTGGACGGCCACTCGACGCTCGTCTTCGAGCACGGGCCGGACGGCGACGCCGCGCACCACTGGTTCGTCCGCGCCGAACCCATCCCGACGGTCTCGTTCTCCTGGGCGTTCTTCGAGGAGTTCGAGCTGCCGCCGGGGGAGTCGTTCGCCTACCGGTACCGGGTGGTGTTCGCGGACGGCGCCTGGGACCGAGAACGCGTCGCCGGCCATCTCGCGGGACTCACCTGGACCTGA
- a CDS encoding ABC transporter substrate-binding protein: MHRTKGLPAAVALLLCAALAGCGGSASADGKVVLRYTWWGNPDRAERTEKAVALFEKANPGIDIQTSFSGYDAYKQKLATQAAGGDAPDVMQLDYRQIDQYADGGVLLDLGKERATLRTSQIDPGLLATGRVDDVQYAIPQGRGTETVAYDVRTWRESGVPLPEGSWTWTQWAERMRELKKATGKPGATDPGWSEDCFEVWLRGQGKTLYTKDRQLGFTVDDLTSWWTFADGLRREGVVSPAEQTTQLDGTVENTPLGRGKAITDANWDAPASGFKALLDGGVALAPMPTGEDGTPGQYFKPSMFLGASADTKYAAEAAKFIDFMINDPGAAKILGATRGIPVNESVRKAIEPALADFDRTISDYQASLEGKLKDPPQAPPSGDSALQTTFQRDYDQVSYERMSPREAAENYVTEAKAELRS, encoded by the coding sequence ATGCACCGGACGAAGGGACTGCCGGCCGCCGTCGCGTTGCTGCTGTGCGCGGCGCTGGCCGGCTGCGGCGGCTCCGCCTCGGCGGACGGCAAGGTCGTGCTGCGGTACACCTGGTGGGGCAACCCCGACCGGGCCGAGCGCACGGAGAAGGCCGTGGCGCTGTTCGAGAAGGCGAACCCGGGGATCGACATCCAGACGTCGTTCTCCGGCTACGACGCCTACAAGCAGAAGCTCGCCACCCAGGCGGCCGGCGGCGACGCCCCGGACGTCATGCAGCTGGACTACCGGCAGATCGACCAGTACGCGGACGGCGGCGTCCTGCTCGACCTCGGCAAGGAGCGCGCCACGCTGCGGACTTCGCAGATCGACCCGGGCCTCCTCGCCACCGGCCGCGTCGACGACGTGCAGTACGCGATCCCCCAGGGGCGCGGCACCGAGACCGTCGCGTACGACGTGCGGACGTGGCGTGAGTCCGGCGTCCCGCTCCCCGAAGGATCCTGGACCTGGACCCAATGGGCCGAGCGCATGCGGGAGTTGAAGAAGGCGACGGGGAAACCCGGCGCCACCGACCCCGGCTGGAGCGAGGACTGTTTCGAGGTCTGGCTGCGCGGCCAGGGCAAGACGCTCTACACCAAGGACAGGCAACTCGGATTCACCGTCGACGACTTGACCAGCTGGTGGACGTTCGCCGACGGCCTGCGCCGCGAGGGCGTCGTCTCGCCCGCCGAGCAGACCACCCAGCTCGACGGCACGGTCGAGAACACCCCGCTCGGTCGCGGCAAAGCCATCACGGACGCCAACTGGGACGCTCCGGCGAGCGGGTTCAAGGCGCTTCTCGACGGCGGCGTCGCCCTCGCTCCGATGCCGACCGGTGAAGACGGCACGCCCGGCCAGTACTTCAAGCCGTCGATGTTCCTCGGCGCCTCCGCCGATACCAAGTATGCGGCGGAAGCAGCCAAGTTCATCGACTTCATGATCAACGACCCGGGGGCGGCGAAGATCCTCGGTGCCACGCGCGGCATCCCCGTCAACGAATCGGTCCGTAAGGCCATCGAACCCGCGCTCGCCGACTTCGACCGGACGATCTCCGACTACCAGGCGTCCCTGGAAGGGAAGTTGAAGGACCCGCCGCAGGCGCCGCCCTCCGGCGACAGCGCGTTGCAGACCACCTTCCAGCGCGACTACGACCAGGTGTCCTACGAGCGCATGTCGCCCCGCGAGGCGGCCGAGAACTACGTCACCGAGGCGAAGGCGGAGCTGCGGTCATGA
- a CDS encoding carbohydrate ABC transporter permease, translating into MTTTIARPAEAPPAAARPKRQREGAAWVFLSPWVLGAIGLTLLPMAVSLYLSFTDYDLFNPPHWVGLRNYTQMFTEDPRYWRSVVTTLTYVVIAVPLQLALALAVALALKSMRRGRAFYRSAFYAPSLLGASMSIALVWRAIFNDGGTVDNLLGTGGWVNKPGWSLLAVALLTVWQFGAPMVIFLAGLQQIPGELYEAAAVDGASRWRQFVSITVPMLSPVLFFNLVLQTIQAFQVFTPAFAISAGKGGPADSTLVYTMYLYDRGFVASHMGYASAMAWVLLVVIGVVTAVLFRTSRAWVFYASEGER; encoded by the coding sequence ATGACCACCACCATCGCCCGGCCCGCCGAGGCGCCCCCGGCGGCCGCCCGGCCGAAACGCCAACGCGAGGGCGCCGCCTGGGTGTTCCTCTCCCCGTGGGTGCTCGGCGCGATCGGCCTGACGCTCCTGCCGATGGCCGTCTCCCTGTATCTCTCCTTCACCGACTACGACTTGTTCAACCCGCCGCACTGGGTGGGCCTGCGCAACTACACGCAGATGTTCACCGAGGACCCCCGCTACTGGCGCTCGGTCGTGACGACCCTGACGTACGTCGTCATCGCCGTTCCCCTCCAACTCGCCCTGGCCCTCGCCGTCGCGCTCGCGCTGAAGTCGATGCGACGCGGGCGCGCCTTCTACCGCTCGGCGTTCTACGCGCCGTCCCTGCTGGGCGCGTCGATGTCCATCGCCCTGGTGTGGCGGGCCATTTTCAACGACGGCGGCACCGTCGACAACCTCCTCGGCACCGGCGGCTGGGTCAACAAGCCGGGCTGGTCCCTGCTCGCCGTCGCGCTGCTGACGGTGTGGCAGTTCGGCGCGCCGATGGTCATCTTCCTCGCCGGACTCCAGCAGATCCCGGGGGAGTTGTACGAGGCGGCGGCGGTCGACGGGGCGAGCCGGTGGCGGCAGTTCGTCTCCATCACCGTCCCCATGCTGTCCCCCGTCCTGTTCTTCAACCTGGTCCTGCAGACCATCCAGGCGTTCCAGGTCTTCACCCCCGCGTTCGCGATCAGCGCGGGCAAGGGCGGGCCGGCGGATTCGACGCTCGTCTACACGATGTACCTGTACGACCGGGGGTTCGTGGCGTCGCACATGGGCTATGCGTCGGCGATGGCGTGGGTGTTGCTGGTGGTGATCGGGGTGGTGACGGCGGTGTTGTTCCGGACGTCTCGGGCTTGGGTGTTCTATGCGTCGGAGGGGGAGCGATGA
- a CDS encoding carbohydrate ABC transporter permease, protein MSFVKGVAVNRNRLALHVGCLAALLVMLYPLAWLLMTSLKPANEVIASLDLWPSHLEWSNYSTALDGVNGVSVTRLLTNSLLIAGGAVLGNVISCSLAAYAFARLRFRMRGPLFAFMIATIMLPHHAVLIPQYIIFNKLGLVNTYWPLILPKFLATEAFFVFLIVQFMRGLPRELEEAARIDGCGPFRSFFHIILPLTRPALITTAIFTFIWTWNDFFTQLIYLFDPDKFTLTLALRSFVDASSQSSFGPMFAMSVIALLPIVLFFLAFQRFLVEGMASSGLKG, encoded by the coding sequence ATGAGTTTCGTGAAAGGGGTCGCGGTGAACCGCAACCGCCTTGCCCTGCACGTCGGTTGTCTGGCCGCGCTGCTCGTCATGCTGTATCCGCTGGCCTGGCTGCTGATGACGTCGCTGAAGCCCGCGAACGAGGTCATCGCCAGCCTCGACCTGTGGCCCAGCCATCTCGAATGGTCCAACTACTCCACGGCACTCGACGGTGTGAACGGGGTCTCCGTGACCCGGCTGCTCACCAACTCCCTGCTGATCGCGGGCGGTGCGGTCCTCGGCAACGTCATCAGTTGCTCGCTCGCCGCCTACGCGTTCGCACGGCTGCGGTTCCGGATGCGCGGGCCGCTGTTCGCGTTCATGATCGCGACGATCATGCTGCCGCACCACGCCGTGCTGATCCCGCAGTACATCATCTTCAACAAACTCGGCCTGGTGAACACCTATTGGCCGCTGATCCTGCCCAAGTTCCTCGCCACGGAGGCGTTCTTCGTCTTCCTCATCGTGCAGTTCATGCGCGGGCTGCCGCGCGAACTGGAGGAGGCGGCGCGGATCGACGGGTGCGGGCCGTTCCGCAGCTTCTTCCACATCATCCTGCCGCTGACCCGGCCCGCGCTGATCACCACGGCCATCTTCACGTTCATCTGGACGTGGAACGACTTCTTCACCCAGCTCATCTACCTCTTCGACCCCGACAAGTTCACCCTCACCCTCGCGCTGAGGTCCTTCGTCGACGCCTCCAGCCAGTCCTCGTTCGGGCCGATGTTCGCGATGTCGGTGATCGCGCTGCTGCCGATCGTGCTGTTCTTCCTCGCCTTCCAGCGGTTCCTGGTGGAGGGCATGGCGAGTTCGGGGCTCAAGGGGTGA
- a CDS encoding GAF domain-containing sensor histidine kinase translates to MRLDALLAIGTDPELTATVRHIVDAAAELTGARYAVVETGRCDAPVLHVPVEGYGRLHLAGGRPSPALDVLAARAARALAGARLHEAARQRERWIEGAAAVTNALLGEGSSADPLMTVADRARLLADAAAGVVLQPTPEGGMEIVAASTHDDPGDIVGATIRPGSAVLAQLLGGEPVFIDDSATDPRMTTHVRHRFGPSMMLPLQADGRLIGTLALPRRREGRPYTDTEKHLAVQFASQAAVTLLLADARHRRARLAVYEDRDRIARDLHDLVIQRLFATGMMLQATGRRAGGAGEASEAPNTPSGDARARQAIDTAVAELEATVQQIRTAIFDLQQPPAEPPSGLRARLLREAAATLGTQPSVRFTGPVDALIPDHLAPTLLAALRKALDGRTRADIEVIADGRHGTRLVVDSTVVWEAPAE, encoded by the coding sequence GTGCGGCTCGACGCCCTCCTCGCCATCGGCACCGACCCCGAACTCACCGCGACGGTACGGCACATCGTGGACGCGGCGGCCGAACTCACCGGGGCCAGATACGCCGTTGTGGAGACCGGGCGCTGCGACGCGCCCGTGCTGCACGTCCCCGTCGAGGGGTACGGCCGTCTGCATCTCGCCGGCGGCCGGCCCTCCCCCGCCCTCGACGTCCTCGCCGCCCGCGCGGCGCGGGCACTCGCCGGTGCCCGGCTCCACGAGGCCGCGCGGCAGCGTGAACGCTGGATCGAGGGCGCCGCCGCCGTCACCAACGCCCTGCTGGGCGAGGGGAGTTCGGCCGACCCCCTGATGACCGTCGCCGACCGCGCCCGCCTCCTCGCCGACGCCGCCGCCGGAGTCGTCCTCCAGCCGACCCCCGAGGGCGGCATGGAGATCGTGGCCGCCTCCACGCACGACGACCCCGGTGACATCGTCGGCGCGACGATCCGGCCCGGCAGCGCCGTCCTCGCCCAACTCCTCGGCGGTGAACCGGTGTTCATCGACGACTCGGCGACCGACCCCCGGATGACCACACACGTCCGGCACCGCTTCGGGCCCAGCATGATGCTGCCGCTCCAGGCCGACGGCCGCCTCATCGGCACCCTCGCGCTCCCTCGCCGCCGCGAAGGCCGCCCCTACACCGACACGGAGAAACACCTCGCCGTCCAGTTCGCCTCCCAGGCCGCCGTCACCCTCCTCCTCGCCGACGCCCGCCACCGCCGCGCCCGCCTCGCCGTGTACGAGGACCGCGACCGCATCGCCCGCGACCTCCACGACCTGGTGATCCAACGCCTGTTCGCGACGGGGATGATGCTCCAGGCGACGGGCCGCAGGGCGGGCGGGGCCGGGGAAGCCTCCGAGGCACCCAACACCCCCTCCGGCGACGCCCGTGCCCGGCAGGCGATCGACACCGCCGTGGCCGAGCTGGAGGCCACCGTCCAACAGATCCGCACCGCCATCTTCGACCTCCAACAACCCCCCGCAGAACCCCCCTCGGGCCTGCGAGCCCGCCTCCTGCGGGAGGCCGCCGCGACCCTCGGCACCCAGCCGTCCGTACGCTTCACGGGCCCGGTCGACGCCCTGATCCCCGACCATCTCGCCCCCACCCTCCTAGCCGCTCTGCGAAAGGCCCTGGACGGGCGGACGCGTGCGGACATCGAGGTGATCGCCGACGGACGCCACGGGACGAGGCTGGTCGTGGACTCGACGGTGGTGTGGGAGGCCCCGGCGGAGTGA
- a CDS encoding rod shape-determining protein: MTASLEQLRRCHFAVDLGAARTRVYVKGAGLVVDQPSAAAVNTRTGALIAVGEFAEKMTGRTPDYIRVVRPVSGGTVVDIEMAQRMLRHLLGDKIRRQLRYKPRLRAAACTPHDADPLAQRATIETLVGLGARRVELVDTLTAAAIGCGLPVERPEATMIMVCGAAATQVAVLSLGAIVTAERIPVGGVAVDHAIVQHLRHQHELILPSQSVRPLQLALSGNGLSPHGPSSTEIHGRDVATGLARCVQVDTAAVRDAIETPLTAVLDGIGRVLRNCPPDLVADLADRGIMMVGGSALLPGFDQMLREATGMPVHIADRPDICAAQGLGMMLEGRIQPMELAPLGA; this comes from the coding sequence ATGACCGCCAGCTTGGAGCAGTTGCGCCGCTGTCACTTCGCCGTCGACCTGGGCGCGGCGAGGACGCGGGTGTACGTGAAGGGGGCCGGGCTCGTCGTCGACCAGCCGTCGGCCGCCGCCGTGAACACCCGCACCGGCGCGCTGATCGCGGTCGGTGAGTTCGCCGAGAAGATGACCGGGCGCACCCCCGACTACATCCGGGTGGTGCGGCCGGTGTCGGGCGGGACGGTCGTCGACATCGAGATGGCCCAGCGGATGCTGCGCCACCTCCTCGGGGACAAGATCCGCCGCCAGCTGCGCTACAAGCCGCGTCTGCGGGCCGCCGCCTGCACCCCGCACGACGCCGACCCGCTGGCGCAGCGCGCGACGATCGAGACGCTGGTGGGGCTCGGGGCGCGGCGGGTGGAGCTGGTGGACACGCTGACCGCCGCCGCGATCGGGTGCGGGCTGCCGGTGGAGCGGCCCGAGGCGACCATGATCATGGTGTGCGGGGCCGCCGCCACGCAGGTCGCCGTGCTCTCCCTCGGCGCGATCGTCACCGCCGAGCGGATTCCCGTCGGGGGTGTGGCAGTCGACCACGCGATCGTCCAACACCTGCGCCACCAGCACGAGTTGATCCTGCCGAGCCAGTCGGTGCGCCCGCTTCAGCTCGCCCTGTCCGGCAACGGCCTCTCCCCGCACGGGCCTTCGTCCACCGAGATCCACGGGCGGGACGTCGCGACCGGGCTCGCGCGGTGCGTCCAGGTGGACACGGCCGCCGTCCGGGACGCGATCGAGACACCGCTGACCGCCGTACTCGACGGCATCGGACGGGTGTTGCGCAACTGCCCGCCCGACCTGGTGGCCGACCTCGCCGACCGGGGGATCATGATGGTCGGCGGTTCGGCGCTGCTGCCAGGCTTCGACCAGATGCTCCGCGAGGCCACCGGCATGCCGGTGCACATCGCCGACCGGCCCGACATCTGCGCGGCACAGGGGCTCGGCATGATGCTCGAAGGCCGCATCCAGCCCATGGAGTTGGCCCCCCTGGGCGCCTGA